GCACTAACTGGTCTAAGGTCTTCTTTAGCTTTGTATATTTTTTTGAGATTGACCCATAATAACCTTTGTCTCCCAAACCACCGAGAAGGAGTGTTTCGAATGCGCGAAGGTCTAATTCCCGCTGTACTTGGAACCGTCGTAACCGCTTCTAGCGCCGCTTTTCTTGGAAGCAAGTATAAGATGGCAGCAACAGGCGTACTTGGATTTGGTCTGGCTCATGTCGTATTGGGTGCCATTGATCTGTTTGAGCATCGGTAAGGATTGGAAGATGCCGGGTGGCATAAACACTGCCCGGTTTTTTTGATGTTCACATATTGGCGCAATCACAGCTACTTCTTCATACATGAATTATGAATCCATCATCCATTGGAGCTTACGGACTCAGAAGACGTTATTTGCATATTTTTAGCCTTTGGAGCGTGTTTTCGGACACCAGAGACACTATTCCTTGGAAAAAGACTACTCTTAGGCACTTTTCAGGCCAATAGCTACGATGGAGTCCGATAGCAACCAAAATATCGGAAAATGCTGCGTTTAAGGTCCGCTGGGTCCGTTCTCCGGTTCCGAAGCGCATCTGACAGTGGCAACTATGTCCTTATCCCATAGAACCTACGCGCTCCCGATAGCAATACCTACTCGTTTCCAATAGCGGCAGCCACATGCTTCTCTCTACTCTCCAACCAATCTCAAAAAAAGAAGGGCTGTCTCATAAGCTATGAGAATAGCTTATGGGACAGCCCCTCTATATTTATTTTATAGCAATATAAAACAAACGCTCAGCATCATCATCCGCCTCAATCCACTCGAAATCGGCGTATGTCTTCACATCACTAAAGCCAGCCTTAAGCAGTTCTTCCTTCATCCATTCGGGATCGTAGGCACGCTGAATATGTGTCTCTTCGAAACGGCGATATACATCACTCCGTCCCTCTTCACGGGCAAAAATGGACAAATGATGTTCTATCTCTCGACGCGGGACATCCATCTCACAAGTCCAAATATAGGACACTGACGGTTCGTCCAGAACAAAGGGCTGCTCTTCTTCATAACGAATCAGCGTGTTTGGATGATGCACATCAAACAGAAAGGTGCCGCCTTGCTTCAGTCCAGCAAAGGTACTGGCAAAGACAGCTCTGATATCGTCTTCTTCCAGCACATAATTCAGACAGTCACAGAAAGAAATCACAGAATCCACAAGCTCTGGAAGCTCCCATTCCTTCATGTTTTGTCTAATCCAACGAACACTACCTTCGCGCAAAAAGCGCCGTCCCTGGGGATGCTCCTCCATTTTGCGTTGTGCCACTGAGAGCATATCTGAAGATAGATCGATTCCGGTCATATGATACCCTGAACCCGCCAAAGGAATGGTGATACTCCCTGTGCCGCAACCCAGCTCA
This window of the Paenibacillus sp. FSL R10-2734 genome carries:
- a CDS encoding class I SAM-dependent methyltransferase; its protein translation is MSSYGKFAYVYDELMADMPYPDWITFAETAWSKYGKPVTVAELGCGTGSITIPLAGSGYHMTGIDLSSDMLSVAQRKMEEHPQGRRFLREGSVRWIRQNMKEWELPELVDSVISFCDCLNYVLEEDDIRAVFASTFAGLKQGGTFLFDVHHPNTLIRYEEEQPFVLDEPSVSYIWTCEMDVPRREIEHHLSIFAREEGRSDVYRRFEETHIQRAYDPEWMKEELLKAGFSDVKTYADFEWIEADDDAERLFYIAIK